A genomic stretch from Nocardia wallacei includes:
- a CDS encoding superoxide dismutase, producing MAEYTLPDLDYDYGALEPHISGQINELHHSKHHATYVAGVNTALEKLEAAREADDHGAIFLHEKNLAFHLGGHVNHSIWWKNLSPNGGDKPVGELAAAIDDQFGSFDKFRAQFTAAANGLQGSGWAVLGYDTLGQKLLTFQLYDQQANVPLGIIPLLQVDMWEHAFYLQYKNVKADYVKAFWNVVNWADVQERFAKAVAQGKGLVFG from the coding sequence GTGGCTGAGTACACGCTGCCAGATCTGGATTACGACTACGGCGCCCTGGAGCCGCACATCTCCGGGCAGATCAACGAGCTGCACCACTCCAAGCACCACGCGACCTACGTCGCCGGTGTGAATACCGCGCTCGAGAAGCTGGAAGCCGCCCGCGAGGCCGACGATCACGGCGCGATCTTCCTGCACGAGAAGAACCTGGCCTTCCACCTGGGTGGGCACGTCAATCACTCGATCTGGTGGAAGAACCTCTCCCCCAACGGCGGCGACAAGCCGGTCGGGGAGCTGGCCGCCGCCATCGACGACCAGTTCGGCTCGTTCGACAAGTTCCGCGCGCAGTTCACCGCCGCCGCCAACGGCCTGCAGGGCTCGGGCTGGGCGGTGCTGGGTTACGACACCCTCGGCCAGAAGCTGCTGACGTTCCAGCTGTACGACCAGCAGGCCAACGTGCCGCTGGGCATCATCCCGCTGCTGCAGGTCGACATGTGGGAGCACGCCTTCTACCTGCAGTACAAGAACGTCAAGGCCGACTACGTCAAGGCCTTCTGGAACGTGGTCAACTGGGCCGACGTGCAGGAGCGCTTCGCCAAGGCCGTCGCGCAGGGCAAGGGCCTCGTCTTCGGCTGA
- a CDS encoding rhodanese-like domain-containing protein yields MTSPEVPSVPVDEVPAEPGSAAILLDVREDDEWQLGHAPGAVHIPMADVPARVDELDYGSEIYVVCRQGGRSIQVVQYLTHVGFDAFHVVGGMVAWQRSGRPLATESGGEAKIY; encoded by the coding sequence GTGACGAGCCCCGAAGTCCCGTCGGTGCCGGTCGATGAGGTACCCGCCGAGCCCGGCAGCGCGGCCATCCTGCTCGACGTCCGCGAGGACGACGAGTGGCAGCTCGGGCATGCGCCCGGCGCCGTGCACATCCCGATGGCAGACGTGCCCGCCCGGGTCGACGAGCTGGACTACGGCTCCGAGATCTACGTCGTATGCCGGCAGGGCGGCCGGTCCATCCAGGTGGTGCAGTATCTGACCCACGTCGGGTTCGACGCGTTCCACGTGGTCGGCGGCATGGTGGCCTGGCAGCGGTCCGGCCGCCCGCTGGCGACCGAGAGCGGCGGCGAGGCGAAGATCTACTGA
- a CDS encoding DUF4328 domain-containing protein, which produces MSTVVQPCARCGARWAVQGRPNHWCPRCRGVLLSPAPVDAPAERRNYRWVARPPGRHPRDGRVTRPASSTPATPRYREMPRWGLRDEPPRPAPAPGGRLAAFTERRDRLLIATAVLFGLAAIAEFVRYLILLHNRTRLIDPVALLLSDLAVYLTACLALLFALATAIGLIGWLAGARRSAYAGVGRRDPRSPRILWGGSLIPVVNLIFPGVFLTELAQLRGDDPRLVRAVRIWWCGWVLNGLLVAGALLWRTADSLQARADGVAFTAWTDVAAAVVAVLTLWLVRLLEGQDLRGRVRLPKRWVASVGPAAPVIEPVHPAVESVERAPDPVVGDNEHEEVMAK; this is translated from the coding sequence GTGAGTACCGTCGTGCAGCCCTGTGCCCGCTGCGGCGCGCGGTGGGCCGTGCAGGGCAGGCCGAATCACTGGTGCCCGCGCTGTCGCGGCGTGCTGCTGTCCCCGGCCCCGGTCGACGCGCCCGCCGAACGCCGCAACTACCGCTGGGTGGCGCGGCCGCCGGGTCGTCATCCCCGCGACGGCCGGGTGACCCGGCCCGCGTCGTCCACCCCGGCGACCCCGCGCTACCGCGAGATGCCGCGCTGGGGCCTGCGCGACGAGCCGCCGCGTCCGGCCCCGGCTCCCGGCGGGAGGCTCGCCGCCTTCACCGAGCGCCGCGACCGCCTGCTGATCGCCACGGCCGTCCTGTTCGGCCTCGCCGCGATCGCCGAGTTCGTCCGCTACCTGATCCTGCTGCACAACCGCACCCGGCTGATAGATCCGGTGGCGCTGCTGCTGTCCGACCTCGCCGTCTACCTGACCGCCTGCCTCGCCCTGTTGTTCGCCCTGGCCACCGCGATCGGGTTGATCGGATGGCTGGCGGGTGCACGCCGGTCCGCCTACGCCGGGGTGGGGCGGCGCGACCCGCGCTCGCCGCGAATCCTGTGGGGCGGCAGCCTGATTCCCGTGGTCAACCTGATCTTCCCAGGCGTGTTCCTGACCGAACTGGCCCAGCTGCGCGGCGACGACCCCCGGCTCGTGCGCGCGGTCCGGATCTGGTGGTGCGGATGGGTGCTGAACGGCCTGCTGGTGGCGGGCGCCCTGCTCTGGCGCACCGCGGATTCGCTGCAGGCCCGAGCCGACGGTGTGGCGTTCACCGCGTGGACCGATGTGGCGGCCGCGGTGGTCGCCGTGCTCACGCTGTGGCTGGTCCGCCTGCTCGAGGGTCAGGACCTGCGCGGTCGCGTCCGGCTGCCGAAGCGCTGGGTGGCGTCGGTGGGCCCGGCGGCGCCGGTCATCGAGCCGGTGCACCCGGCCGTGGAATCCGTTGAGCGCGCGCCGGATCCGGTGGTCGGAGACAATGAGCACGAGGAGGTCATGGCCAAGTGA
- a CDS encoding glycerophosphodiester phosphodiesterase: MSRDSRAPFVVAHRGASGTRPEHTLAAYELALQEGADGVECDVRLTRDGHLVCVHDRTVDRTSSGTGLVSEMSLDELRELDFGDGEAGVLTLGELITLVLDWRSRPTKLFIETKHPVRYGALVEAKVLAELQRFGIATPASADHSRAVVMSFAATAVWRIRRSAPLLPTVLLGESSRYLGGSAATTVGATAVGPSVRTLRDHPELVDKAAAAGRATYCWTVDDPADVKLCAELGVSWIATNHPGRTKAVLATV, encoded by the coding sequence GTGAGCCGAGACAGTCGCGCGCCCTTCGTGGTGGCGCATCGCGGTGCCTCGGGTACGCGTCCCGAGCACACCCTGGCGGCCTATGAACTCGCGCTGCAAGAGGGTGCCGACGGTGTGGAATGCGATGTCCGGCTGACCCGCGACGGGCATCTGGTCTGCGTGCACGACCGCACGGTGGACCGCACCTCCTCGGGCACCGGGCTGGTCAGCGAGATGAGCCTGGACGAACTACGCGAGCTGGACTTCGGCGACGGCGAGGCCGGCGTGCTCACCCTCGGTGAGCTGATCACGCTGGTGCTGGACTGGCGCAGCCGCCCGACCAAGCTGTTCATCGAGACCAAGCACCCGGTCCGCTACGGCGCGCTGGTGGAGGCGAAGGTGCTGGCCGAACTGCAGCGCTTCGGCATCGCGACACCCGCCTCCGCGGATCATTCCCGCGCCGTGGTGATGTCGTTCGCCGCCACCGCCGTGTGGCGGATCCGGCGCTCGGCGCCGCTGCTGCCGACCGTGCTGCTGGGCGAGTCGTCGCGGTACCTCGGCGGCAGCGCCGCGACCACGGTGGGCGCCACCGCGGTCGGGCCCTCGGTGCGGACCCTGCGCGACCATCCCGAACTGGTCGACAAGGCCGCCGCCGCCGGGCGCGCCACCTATTGCTGGACCGTCGACGACCCGGCCGACGTCAAGCTGTGCGCCGAACTCGGCGTCAGCTGGATCGCCACCAATCACCCGGGCCGCACCAAGGCCGTGCTCGCCACGGTGTGA
- a CDS encoding DUF5926 family protein: MGKSKRNSPKPGGNRAQRLAERRAAQEQAAQIPARPFAGLAAECDLVALREFVPSATATLKLSAEVAAQRPVTLATVLPGAVAALVRAGDEPTGFVAAQVQFQSDDPAADLAAAVLWTQTAEPGASLPAAAESEGSAAPLTEVLDPGASLDLTVHQNFDWWVPAGVTPDPQVAATIEQANQAIMPSDRLELGADAIGAAWWVDAGEKAHLRWVRPEDEDALMLALARVHAAGGLQLGEGSRFAGSFRTHGLLVPVFDLDPERHANEWVAPATEFGARLAQALASDAPLTSDERRSRDGLRSRQVTLR; the protein is encoded by the coding sequence GTGGGTAAGAGCAAGCGCAACAGTCCCAAGCCCGGCGGTAACCGGGCCCAGCGTCTGGCCGAACGCCGCGCGGCGCAGGAGCAGGCGGCGCAGATCCCGGCGCGTCCGTTCGCCGGCCTCGCGGCCGAATGCGATCTCGTCGCGCTACGGGAGTTCGTGCCGTCGGCGACCGCGACGCTGAAGCTGTCGGCGGAGGTAGCCGCGCAGCGGCCCGTGACGCTCGCGACCGTGCTGCCCGGCGCGGTCGCCGCGCTGGTGCGCGCTGGTGACGAGCCGACCGGTTTCGTCGCCGCCCAGGTGCAGTTCCAGTCCGACGACCCGGCCGCCGACCTGGCCGCCGCGGTGCTGTGGACGCAGACCGCCGAGCCCGGCGCGTCGCTGCCCGCCGCCGCCGAATCCGAGGGCTCGGCCGCGCCGCTGACCGAGGTGCTGGATCCGGGTGCGAGCCTGGACCTGACCGTGCACCAGAACTTCGACTGGTGGGTGCCCGCGGGCGTGACCCCCGACCCGCAGGTCGCGGCCACCATCGAGCAGGCGAATCAGGCGATCATGCCGTCGGACCGGCTGGAATTGGGCGCCGACGCGATCGGTGCGGCCTGGTGGGTCGACGCCGGCGAGAAGGCGCATCTGCGCTGGGTCCGCCCCGAGGACGAGGACGCGCTCATGCTGGCGCTGGCCCGGGTGCACGCGGCCGGTGGCCTGCAGCTGGGCGAGGGCTCGCGCTTCGCGGGCTCGTTCCGCACCCACGGACTGCTGGTCCCGGTGTTCGATCTGGATCCCGAGCGGCACGCGAACGAATGGGTCGCCCCGGCCACCGAGTTCGGGGCGCGCCTCGCACAGGCGCTGGCCTCCGACGCCCCGCTGACCTCGGACGAGCGGCGCTCCCGCGACGGGCTGCGCTCGCGGCAGGTCACCCTGCGCTAG
- a CDS encoding ferritin: protein MSTHPEPPRSKFHNLLHDQIRHEFNAEHQYIAIAVWFDNADLPVLAKYFYKQAVEERNHALMIAQYFLDRDMSIELSGVDGAKSKFENVREPIELALQQEKTVTEQVVQLAGTAREEGDYLGEQFMQWFLKEQVEEVARMTTLLTVTDRAGSNLFDLENFVAREMSSPSDASGAPHVAGGSV, encoded by the coding sequence ATGTCCACTCACCCCGAACCCCCTCGCAGCAAGTTCCACAACTTGCTCCACGATCAGATTCGGCACGAATTCAATGCCGAGCACCAGTACATCGCTATCGCGGTGTGGTTCGACAATGCCGACCTTCCCGTATTGGCGAAGTACTTCTACAAGCAGGCCGTCGAGGAACGCAATCACGCCCTGATGATCGCGCAGTACTTCCTCGATCGGGACATGAGCATAGAACTGTCCGGTGTCGACGGCGCGAAGTCGAAATTCGAGAACGTGCGCGAGCCGATCGAACTGGCGCTGCAGCAGGAGAAGACGGTCACCGAGCAGGTCGTGCAGCTGGCCGGCACCGCCCGCGAAGAGGGCGACTACCTGGGCGAGCAGTTCATGCAGTGGTTCCTCAAGGAGCAGGTCGAGGAGGTGGCGCGGATGACGACGCTGCTCACCGTCACCGACCGCGCCGGTTCCAACCTGTTCGATCTGGAGAATTTCGTCGCCCGGGAGATGAGTAGCCCGAGCGACGCGTCGGGCGCCCCGCACGTGGCGGGCGGTTCCGTCTGA
- a CDS encoding ferritin: protein MPSDGHTPDDERPFPDLLHDQIRHEFTAAQQYLAAAVYLDTLRLPRLAGVCYRRAADKHAHALRMIQYLLDRAHPVRVGGLDEIVPVFESARAAIEFMLRREEWLTERVNVLTRTAWETGDYVGEQFIRWFLRDQLDEVARITTLLAVCDRAQGNMFDVEEFVVRELRISAKPDPAAPKMAGTSGN from the coding sequence ATGCCGAGTGACGGTCACACCCCGGACGACGAACGGCCGTTCCCGGATTTGCTGCACGATCAGATCCGGCACGAATTCACCGCGGCGCAGCAGTATCTGGCCGCCGCGGTCTATCTGGATACGCTGCGGCTGCCCCGGCTGGCGGGTGTCTGCTATCGCCGCGCCGCGGACAAACACGCGCACGCGTTGCGGATGATCCAGTATCTGCTGGACCGTGCTCATCCGGTCCGGGTCGGGGGGTTGGACGAGATCGTGCCGGTCTTCGAATCCGCCCGCGCGGCGATCGAATTCATGCTGCGGCGCGAAGAGTGGCTCACCGAGCGGGTGAATGTGCTGACCCGTACCGCATGGGAAACCGGCGATTACGTGGGCGAGCAATTCATCCGGTGGTTCCTGCGGGATCAGCTGGACGAGGTCGCCCGGATCACCACGCTGCTCGCGGTGTGTGATCGCGCACAGGGCAACATGTTCGATGTCGAGGAGTTCGTCGTGCGCGAGCTGCGAATTTCCGCGAAACCGGATCCGGCGGCACCCAAAATGGCGGGTACGAGCGGTAATTGA
- a CDS encoding LCP family protein, with translation MNGDDPQQYARSRRVPPPGPGRPGPPPGDRRHAGGEPPRRPPIEPTQVMRRDGRPDRPLAWSQVPPGGNPPPPRYRPGGRPADLPAHMPTQRPEPYREPPPPPPPAAPARRRDRPPREPRVRRKRHWGRWLLVLLLVVVIAPIAGIIYLDNSLHRIDVLADYTDRVGDTPGTNWLLTGSDSRLGLTADQESELSTGSTSDAGGDRSDTIILVHVPKSGAATIVSLPRDSYVPIPGVGRDKLNAAFSAGGPKLLAQTVETITGLRIDHFAEIGFGGFAGMVDAVGGIDMCLPYAIDDPLAGIDLPAGCQHLSGPQALGFVRTRATPRADLDRMQNQQLFLSALLHKATSTGTLINPLRLWPLAQGLADSLRVDNGDHIWDLARLGWALRSGTVSTTVPIGGFDDVSGSGNVLLWDKERAGRFFDALAADKPVPEDLLTR, from the coding sequence ATGAACGGCGACGACCCCCAGCAGTACGCGCGGTCGCGCCGGGTGCCGCCGCCAGGCCCCGGACGCCCCGGACCGCCCCCGGGAGACCGGCGGCATGCCGGCGGCGAACCGCCGCGGCGACCACCGATCGAACCGACTCAGGTGATGCGCCGCGACGGCCGACCGGACCGGCCACTGGCCTGGTCGCAGGTACCGCCCGGCGGCAACCCGCCGCCTCCGCGCTACCGCCCCGGCGGGCGGCCCGCCGACCTGCCCGCGCACATGCCCACGCAGCGACCGGAGCCGTACCGAGAACCGCCCCCGCCGCCGCCCCCGGCCGCACCGGCGCGCCGCCGGGATCGCCCGCCCCGCGAACCACGGGTGCGCCGCAAGCGGCACTGGGGGCGCTGGCTGCTGGTACTGCTGCTGGTCGTCGTCATCGCCCCGATCGCGGGCATCATCTATCTGGACAACTCGCTGCACCGCATCGATGTGCTCGCCGACTACACCGACCGCGTCGGCGACACCCCCGGCACGAATTGGCTGCTGACCGGTTCGGACAGCCGCCTCGGCCTCACCGCCGACCAGGAGAGCGAGCTGTCCACCGGCAGCACCTCCGACGCGGGCGGCGACCGCAGCGACACGATCATCCTGGTGCACGTGCCGAAATCGGGCGCGGCGACCATCGTCAGCCTGCCGCGCGATTCCTACGTGCCGATCCCCGGCGTCGGCCGGGACAAGTTGAACGCGGCGTTCTCGGCGGGCGGCCCGAAGCTGCTGGCGCAGACCGTCGAAACCATCACCGGCCTGCGCATCGACCATTTCGCGGAGATCGGTTTCGGCGGTTTCGCGGGCATGGTGGACGCGGTGGGCGGTATCGACATGTGCCTGCCCTACGCGATCGACGACCCGCTGGCCGGGATCGACCTGCCCGCCGGATGCCAGCACCTGTCCGGTCCGCAGGCGCTCGGCTTCGTGCGCACCCGCGCCACCCCGCGCGCCGATCTGGACCGCATGCAGAACCAGCAGCTGTTCCTCTCGGCGCTGCTGCACAAGGCGACGAGTACCGGCACCCTGATCAACCCGTTGCGGCTGTGGCCGCTGGCCCAGGGCCTGGCCGACTCGCTGCGGGTCGACAACGGCGATCACATCTGGGATCTGGCCCGGTTGGGCTGGGCGCTGCGCTCCGGCACGGTGTCGACGACCGTCCCGATCGGCGGCTTCGACGACGTCTCCGGCAGCGGCAACGTGCTGCTGTGGGACAAGGAGCGGGCGGGGCGTTTCTTCGACGCCCTGGCCGCGGACAAGCCCGTCCCCGAGGACCTGCTCACCCGGTAA
- a CDS encoding CPBP family intramembrane glutamic endopeptidase, translating to MVSSAASVPAGREPVTGRERTALRIEIAVVLVVTFGLSGANAALSLLESALAPGGVGGQTVALNPSRAAQSTIDLLFQLLGVLRLLGWGALGLYLLWRSGIGPRLLGLARIRLRGDVLPGAVLAAIIGLPGLGLYLIAHALGMSVTIVPSSLGEHWWRLPVLVLSAVANSVAEEVLVVAYLITRLRALGWTENRSLVASALLRGSYHLYQGLGGGLGNLVMGLVFGGYWQRANRLWPLVIAHATIDTVAYVGYALLHDQVSWLP from the coding sequence ATGGTGTCCTCCGCTGCTTCCGTACCCGCCGGGCGCGAACCCGTCACCGGCCGCGAACGCACCGCCCTGCGGATCGAGATCGCGGTCGTCCTGGTGGTCACATTCGGGCTCAGCGGCGCGAACGCCGCCCTGTCGCTGCTCGAGAGCGCGCTGGCGCCCGGCGGTGTCGGCGGGCAGACAGTGGCGCTCAATCCGTCGCGGGCCGCGCAGTCGACCATCGATCTGCTGTTCCAGCTGCTCGGCGTGCTGCGCCTGCTGGGCTGGGGTGCACTCGGCCTGTATCTGTTGTGGCGCAGCGGGATCGGCCCGCGGCTGCTGGGGCTGGCGCGAATTCGCTTGCGCGGGGACGTGCTTCCGGGCGCGGTGCTGGCGGCGATCATCGGACTGCCGGGGCTGGGCCTGTATCTGATCGCGCACGCGCTGGGGATGAGCGTCACCATCGTGCCGAGTTCACTGGGTGAGCACTGGTGGCGACTGCCCGTCCTGGTGCTGTCGGCCGTGGCGAACTCCGTGGCCGAAGAGGTGCTGGTGGTGGCCTATCTCATCACGCGGCTGCGGGCGCTGGGCTGGACCGAGAATCGGTCGCTGGTGGCGTCGGCGCTGCTGCGCGGCAGCTATCACCTGTATCAAGGTCTCGGCGGCGGCCTCGGAAACCTTGTCATGGGCCTGGTTTTCGGCGGGTACTGGCAGCGCGCGAACCGGTTGTGGCCGTTGGTGATCGCGCACGCCACCATCGACACCGTCGCCTACGTCGGTTACGCCCTGCTGCACGACCAGGTTTCGTGGCTGCCGTGA
- a CDS encoding DUF2470 domain-containing protein — protein sequence MPRTTTTAAPSTAERVRSASAHAEQAVLALPGADPIPTTVHHLRACGDAVIAVPIDSSAVPAAWGPLGSPAVLELTDMAPLPLREPVRSLVWLRGRVRAVPQYAQRALAGEVAKDHPHPALLDVGHTTTLLRVVVDSAVVADSSGAAAACLDELRAARPDPFWELESAWLQHMDADHADVVAQLARHLPVRLRGGAVHPLAIDRYGVTLRVESAEGDHDVRLPFEAPVDDVQALSRAVRILAGCPFLHGMRRM from the coding sequence ATGCCCCGCACGACCACGACCGCCGCACCGTCCACGGCCGAGCGGGTGCGCAGTGCCAGCGCACACGCCGAACAGGCGGTACTCGCCCTGCCCGGCGCCGACCCGATCCCGACGACCGTGCATCACCTGCGGGCCTGCGGCGACGCCGTCATCGCGGTACCCATCGACTCGTCCGCGGTGCCCGCGGCGTGGGGTCCGCTCGGCTCGCCCGCCGTACTGGAGCTGACCGATATGGCCCCGCTGCCGCTGCGCGAACCGGTGCGGTCGCTGGTGTGGCTGCGCGGCCGGGTGCGCGCGGTCCCGCAGTACGCACAGCGCGCCCTGGCCGGCGAGGTCGCCAAGGACCATCCGCATCCGGCCCTGCTGGATGTCGGGCACACCACCACGCTGCTGCGGGTGGTGGTCGACTCGGCGGTGGTGGCCGACTCCAGCGGTGCGGCCGCGGCCTGCCTGGACGAGCTGCGCGCGGCCCGGCCCGACCCGTTCTGGGAGCTGGAATCGGCTTGGCTGCAACACATGGACGCGGACCACGCCGACGTCGTCGCGCAACTCGCCCGGCACCTGCCCGTCCGCTTGCGCGGCGGCGCGGTGCACCCGCTGGCCATCGACCGGTACGGCGTCACGCTGCGCGTGGAGAGCGCCGAGGGCGACCACGACGTGCGGCTGCCCTTCGAGGCTCCGGTCGACGACGTGCAGGCCCTGAGCCGGGCCGTCCGGATCCTCGCGGGCTGCCCGTTCCTGCACGGCATGCGCCGCATGTAG
- the pheA gene encoding prephenate dehydratase, producing the protein MPRIAYFGPSGTFTEMALAQLESANLFDGPVERVAAPSQGAALELIRSGAVEGAVVPIESSVEGSISATLDALAVGPRLQIVAETELDVAFTIVARTGIALDEVRTIAAYPVAAAQVRMWLAAHLPHARLYTSASNAAAAEDVMHGHAEAAVSTTLAGERLGLAALATGVADHDQAVTRFVLVRPPCPAPPRTGADRTSLVVLELVNEPGALMRVFAEFATRGVDLTRIESRPTRTAMGSYRFYLDCVGHIDDPAVAEALKALHRTAGRIRYLGSWPAGSPSGTPPPPDESATAWLEDLRKGVADL; encoded by the coding sequence GTGCCGCGTATCGCGTATTTCGGGCCGTCGGGAACATTCACCGAGATGGCCCTCGCCCAGCTCGAGTCCGCGAACCTGTTCGACGGACCGGTCGAACGCGTCGCCGCGCCCAGCCAGGGCGCCGCACTGGAACTGATCCGGTCCGGCGCCGTCGAGGGCGCGGTGGTGCCGATCGAGAGCTCCGTCGAGGGTTCCATCTCGGCGACGCTGGACGCACTGGCCGTCGGGCCGCGCCTGCAGATCGTGGCCGAGACCGAACTCGATGTGGCGTTCACGATCGTGGCCCGTACCGGCATCGCCTTGGACGAGGTGCGCACGATCGCCGCGTATCCGGTGGCCGCCGCGCAGGTGCGGATGTGGCTGGCCGCGCACCTGCCGCACGCACGGCTGTACACCTCGGCCTCCAACGCCGCCGCCGCGGAGGATGTGATGCACGGTCACGCCGAGGCGGCCGTATCCACCACACTGGCCGGGGAGCGACTGGGTCTGGCGGCGCTGGCTACCGGGGTGGCCGACCACGACCAGGCGGTCACCAGGTTCGTCCTGGTGCGGCCGCCGTGCCCGGCGCCGCCGCGCACGGGCGCCGACCGGACCTCGCTGGTGGTGCTCGAGCTGGTCAACGAGCCGGGTGCGCTGATGCGGGTGTTCGCCGAATTCGCCACCCGCGGAGTCGATCTGACCCGCATCGAATCCCGGCCCACCCGCACCGCGATGGGCAGCTACCGCTTCTACCTCGACTGTGTCGGTCATATCGACGACCCCGCCGTCGCCGAGGCGCTCAAGGCGCTGCATCGCACGGCCGGCCGGATCCGCTATCTGGGTTCGTGGCCGGCCGGCTCGCCGAGCGGCACCCCGCCTCCGCCCGACGAATCGGCGACGGCCTGGCTGGAGGACTTGCGAAAGGGGGTGGCGGACCTGTGA
- a CDS encoding histidine phosphatase family protein, with protein MTTTAHTGEPNRAGKLILVRHGETEGNVAKVLDTRLPGLPLTERGVAQAKSFGASLPVAPRRLFSSPALRARQTAGHIESVTGVPAEVLDGVYEVQVGDLEGANSDAAHRLFQQIYHRWHHGELDVRIPGGESGQDVLDRYLLVLEHLRLTYLTPGDLREEGDILLVSHGAAMRLAGRALGGVAPPFATNNHLGNTETIELVPNYGPADGDEPPFAGWECVRWGRYTPPFETEIEPTADDPMG; from the coding sequence GTGACGACCACGGCGCACACCGGCGAACCGAACCGAGCCGGCAAGCTGATCCTGGTGCGGCACGGCGAGACCGAGGGCAATGTCGCGAAGGTGCTCGACACCCGGCTGCCGGGGCTGCCGCTGACCGAACGCGGTGTGGCGCAGGCGAAGTCGTTCGGCGCGAGCCTGCCGGTGGCGCCGCGGCGGCTGTTCAGCTCGCCGGCGTTGCGCGCGCGCCAGACCGCCGGTCACATCGAATCGGTGACCGGGGTACCGGCCGAGGTGCTCGACGGCGTGTACGAGGTGCAGGTAGGCGACCTCGAGGGTGCGAATTCCGATGCCGCACACCGGCTTTTCCAACAGATCTACCACCGCTGGCACCACGGCGAGCTGGACGTGCGGATCCCGGGCGGCGAGAGCGGCCAGGACGTGCTGGACCGGTACCTGCTCGTGCTGGAACACCTGCGTCTGACCTATCTGACGCCCGGTGACCTGCGCGAGGAAGGTGACATCCTGCTCGTGAGCCACGGCGCCGCAATGCGTTTGGCCGGCCGGGCGCTCGGCGGCGTGGCGCCGCCGTTCGCCACCAACAACCACCTCGGCAACACCGAAACGATCGAATTGGTCCCCAACTACGGGCCTGCCGACGGCGACGAGCCGCCCTTCGCGGGCTGGGAATGCGTGCGGTGGGGCCGCTACACCCCGCCGTTCGAAACCGAGATCGAGCCCACCGCCGACGACCCGATGGGATGA
- a CDS encoding ESX secretion-associated protein EspG, whose translation MTVLGAGHGPSTLDAVVLSFHEFRFLQQQLELADIPVVLAANRYYDNEVTYADAMAEAARSLAERELLFGEQVLPELAERMRALNRPHWALEMRWIVADNVNRLCIAKGDDLEVVVLRGQHTYVVDEAGPDLPGTVIAALGPAVPLELYGMNAPTEELAPILGDTGDSAATAERLAKIGKPDQDAATLAAALVDIESAAEIIGVIYGDGTRDFTPNHISVFNTRHGRFIATASMSEDDVKWSSLSSGTPARLRIALQDLINSMPLREDFPHGNTSPLGT comes from the coding sequence GTGACGGTGCTCGGGGCTGGGCACGGACCGTCCACCTTGGACGCGGTCGTGCTGTCGTTCCACGAGTTCCGGTTTCTCCAGCAGCAACTGGAACTCGCCGACATCCCGGTCGTACTCGCCGCCAACCGGTACTACGACAACGAGGTCACCTACGCCGACGCCATGGCCGAGGCGGCCCGGTCGCTCGCCGAGCGCGAACTGCTGTTCGGCGAGCAGGTGCTTCCCGAACTCGCGGAACGGATGCGCGCGCTGAACCGGCCGCACTGGGCGCTGGAGATGCGCTGGATCGTCGCCGACAACGTGAACCGGCTGTGCATCGCGAAGGGTGACGACCTGGAGGTCGTCGTCCTCCGCGGGCAGCACACCTACGTCGTCGACGAGGCGGGTCCCGACCTGCCGGGCACCGTCATCGCCGCGCTGGGCCCGGCGGTGCCGCTCGAGCTGTACGGCATGAACGCCCCCACCGAGGAACTCGCCCCGATCCTCGGCGACACCGGCGACAGCGCCGCCACGGCGGAGCGCCTGGCCAAGATCGGCAAGCCCGACCAGGACGCCGCCACGCTGGCGGCGGCCCTGGTGGACATCGAGTCCGCCGCGGAGATCATCGGCGTGATCTACGGCGACGGCACGCGGGATTTCACGCCCAACCACATCTCGGTCTTCAACACCCGGCACGGCCGCTTCATCGCGACCGCCAGCATGTCCGAGGACGACGTGAAGTGGTCGTCGCTGAGTTCGGGCACCCCGGCCCGGCTCCGAATCGCCCTGCAGGACTTGATCAATTCGATGCCGCTGCGCGAGGACTTCCCGCACGGCAACACCTCACCGCTCGGCACCTGA